One window of the uncultured Paludibaculum sp. genome contains the following:
- a CDS encoding transglutaminase family protein, with protein MSLYYRIRHLTRFAYSDPVYESLMELRMHPRTEGNQRCLDYKVTVTPKAQIHTYRDHLGNSIHHFGIPGPHRNLQITAESVVEMKPFPDLPHFLSPDAWMELDAAVADGDFWPKLLPSTYAKPSELLESFMRELDIARRDDPLMVVREINTLLYKSLEYVPHSTRVDSPIDEALSQRKGVCQDMSHIMIAVLRQLGIPARYVSGYLFHRAEDRDRSSDGATHAWVEAYLPSLGWIGFDPTNDLIAGERHVRTAIGRDYADVPPTRGVLKGKADSKLTVAVGVNACEELPPELAEMVTEWDAEVERDLNTPEDLLRQQEQMQQQ; from the coding sequence TTGAGCTTGTATTACCGCATCCGACATCTCACGCGATTCGCCTACAGCGACCCGGTCTACGAAAGCCTGATGGAGCTGCGCATGCATCCGCGCACCGAGGGAAATCAGCGTTGTCTCGACTACAAGGTGACAGTGACGCCGAAGGCCCAGATCCACACCTACCGCGATCATCTGGGCAACTCCATCCATCATTTCGGGATCCCCGGACCGCACCGCAATCTGCAGATCACGGCCGAAAGTGTCGTGGAGATGAAGCCGTTTCCCGACCTGCCGCACTTTCTCTCGCCCGACGCCTGGATGGAGCTGGACGCCGCCGTGGCCGATGGCGACTTCTGGCCGAAGCTGCTGCCCAGCACTTACGCGAAGCCTTCCGAACTGCTTGAGTCCTTCATGCGGGAGCTAGACATTGCACGGCGGGACGACCCGTTGATGGTGGTGCGCGAGATCAACACGCTGTTGTACAAGTCCCTGGAATATGTACCGCATTCGACGCGGGTGGATTCGCCCATCGACGAAGCGCTGTCGCAGCGTAAGGGTGTGTGCCAGGACATGTCGCACATCATGATCGCGGTGCTGCGGCAATTGGGCATTCCGGCGCGCTACGTCAGCGGTTATCTGTTCCATCGGGCCGAGGATCGCGACCGGTCGTCGGACGGGGCGACGCACGCCTGGGTGGAGGCCTACCTGCCCTCCCTCGGCTGGATTGGGTTCGATCCTACCAACGACCTCATTGCCGGTGAACGGCACGTCCGCACCGCCATCGGGCGCGACTACGCCGACGTTCCTCCGACGCGGGGCGTGTTGAAGGGGAAGGCCGATTCAAAGCTGACGGTGGCCGTGGGCGTGAATGCCTGTGAAGAATTGCCGCCCGAACTGGCCGAGATGGTCACCGAGTGGGACGCGGAGGTCGAGCGCGACCTGAATACGCCCGAGGATCTACTGCGTCAACAGGAACAGATGCAGCAGCAGTGA
- a CDS encoding ABC transporter permease, which produces MGLKELWRRLTRSGQADSELDEEMRLHLELRARKLREQGMAAEESDYAARRRFGNVLIHQEDSHDLWAFRWLEELAADVRLAIRTSRKSPAFTLLALVSLTLGLAANTAIFSFVNAIVLKTLPVRDASRLVLLRQNNETFHMENCCFSYNFFQGIRKQNTGFEDFLAVANIERDVVDGDRRTPVSAELVSGNYFAMLGLRPAMGRLLDDSDDRVEKGARVCVISDRLWRTFFNGAPDVVGRKLVLDKEPFQIVGVAPAGFQGATLHGRVDLQIPTAWAEAFYGSARDQFGWLELIGRLKPGVSMQAAGLRLNPVGMRLQREIGFKLNEKDDFILRDGSQGTGSRKEKLGRPVLLLLSIVGLVLVMACANLAALWLVRSIERAREAAIRVALGATRWAVIRQFLVQSLLLSLVSGAVGWLLSQFFITALLSLMGPERDSLTQHVKPDPMVLAFFTAVTLGSGLLFGLLPALRAWTTDPMPLVQTGTLFAAGKRALGYRYLISAQIAVSVALVFTAGLLAQTLHNLRAIDLGFQPQHVVLANVDFERLNYSEAGAAQAMRNLLTRAQALPGAQSASVATINILTGSMASFVLRIPGYVGSKGMPPVAYYTSVSPGYFRTMGIPFRRGRDFAMEDRTAGESPVIVNEQFAKRYLGGDGVGKPLAYGGGRKVRVVGVVGTSKYRWLREDPEPIVYLPATADSMPGSAWVQVRSTASPELVETQLRALIQAADSRLPVDKLTTMDAQIDESLAAERLLALLSTALGLLAVGLAAIGLYGVLSYSTARRTREIGIRVAIGADRGSILGMVLGESAWMVAAGLVAGLPLALFAGRLIQSQLYGLKPADLVTTVLAGLFLMVISAAAALLPAWRATRVDPASCLRYE; this is translated from the coding sequence ATGGGCCTCAAGGAACTATGGCGGCGGCTGACGCGCAGCGGCCAGGCCGATAGCGAACTGGACGAGGAGATGCGGCTGCATCTGGAGTTGCGGGCGCGCAAACTCCGAGAGCAGGGCATGGCGGCCGAGGAGTCAGACTACGCGGCGCGTCGGCGTTTCGGCAACGTGTTGATCCATCAGGAGGATAGCCACGATCTATGGGCCTTCCGCTGGTTGGAAGAGCTGGCGGCCGACGTCCGGCTGGCTATCCGCACATCCCGCAAGAGCCCGGCGTTCACGTTGCTGGCTCTGGTTTCCCTCACTCTGGGCTTGGCCGCCAACACTGCCATCTTCTCGTTTGTGAACGCGATCGTGCTCAAGACGCTGCCCGTGCGGGATGCGTCGAGGTTGGTCCTGCTGCGGCAGAATAACGAGACGTTCCACATGGAGAACTGCTGCTTCTCCTACAACTTCTTTCAAGGGATCCGGAAGCAGAATACGGGCTTCGAGGACTTTCTGGCCGTTGCGAACATCGAGCGCGACGTCGTGGATGGTGACCGGCGGACCCCAGTGTCGGCCGAGCTGGTTAGTGGGAATTACTTCGCGATGCTGGGGCTGCGGCCTGCGATGGGGCGGTTGCTGGACGATTCTGACGACCGGGTGGAAAAGGGCGCGCGGGTGTGCGTGATCAGCGACCGGCTGTGGCGCACGTTTTTCAATGGGGCTCCGGATGTCGTGGGGCGGAAGCTGGTGTTGGACAAAGAGCCGTTCCAGATTGTGGGCGTGGCGCCTGCTGGATTCCAGGGCGCCACCCTTCATGGGCGTGTGGATCTGCAGATCCCGACAGCATGGGCGGAAGCTTTCTATGGGAGCGCTCGCGACCAGTTTGGCTGGCTGGAGTTGATTGGGCGGCTGAAGCCGGGCGTTTCAATGCAGGCGGCCGGGCTGCGGCTGAATCCGGTCGGGATGCGCCTGCAGCGGGAGATCGGCTTCAAGCTCAACGAGAAGGACGATTTTATCCTTCGAGATGGCAGCCAGGGGACGGGTTCGCGGAAGGAAAAACTGGGACGGCCGGTGCTGCTGCTGTTGTCGATTGTCGGGCTGGTGCTGGTGATGGCTTGCGCGAACCTGGCGGCGCTATGGCTGGTGCGCTCGATTGAGCGGGCCAGGGAAGCGGCGATCCGGGTGGCGTTGGGGGCGACGCGCTGGGCGGTGATCCGGCAGTTCCTGGTGCAGAGCCTCCTGCTCTCATTGGTGAGCGGAGCCGTGGGCTGGTTGCTATCTCAGTTCTTCATTACGGCTCTGTTGAGTTTGATGGGACCGGAACGGGACAGCCTCACGCAGCACGTGAAGCCGGATCCGATGGTGCTGGCGTTCTTCACCGCCGTGACTCTCGGTTCCGGGTTGTTGTTCGGACTGCTGCCGGCCTTGCGCGCCTGGACCACTGATCCGATGCCGCTGGTGCAGACCGGTACCCTGTTCGCGGCGGGCAAGCGGGCGCTGGGCTATCGGTACCTGATCTCGGCGCAGATCGCCGTGTCGGTGGCGCTGGTGTTCACGGCCGGGCTGCTCGCGCAGACGCTGCACAACCTGAGGGCGATCGACCTTGGCTTCCAACCCCAGCACGTGGTGCTGGCGAATGTGGACTTCGAGCGGCTGAACTACTCGGAAGCCGGTGCCGCGCAGGCAATGCGGAATCTGCTGACGCGGGCGCAGGCATTGCCGGGCGCGCAGTCGGCCAGCGTGGCGACGATCAACATCCTCACAGGATCGATGGCTTCGTTTGTGCTGCGCATCCCGGGATACGTGGGGTCGAAGGGGATGCCGCCTGTCGCTTACTACACGTCGGTGAGCCCCGGCTACTTCCGCACCATGGGCATTCCGTTCCGCCGTGGCCGCGACTTCGCCATGGAAGACCGGACGGCGGGCGAGAGTCCGGTGATTGTGAACGAGCAGTTCGCCAAGCGCTACCTGGGCGGCGACGGTGTCGGCAAGCCGCTGGCCTATGGCGGCGGCCGGAAGGTGCGTGTGGTGGGCGTGGTGGGTACCTCCAAGTATCGCTGGCTGCGCGAGGATCCGGAGCCGATCGTCTACCTGCCGGCCACGGCCGACAGCATGCCCGGCAGCGCCTGGGTGCAGGTGCGAAGCACGGCGTCGCCCGAACTGGTGGAGACTCAACTGCGGGCCTTGATCCAGGCTGCCGACTCACGGCTGCCGGTGGATAAGCTGACCACCATGGACGCGCAAATCGACGAATCGCTGGCGGCCGAGCGGCTGCTGGCGCTGCTCTCCACGGCGCTGGGCTTGCTGGCGGTGGGTCTGGCGGCGATTGGTCTGTATGGTGTTCTTTCCTACTCCACGGCCCGGCGCACGAGGGAGATCGGGATCCGTGTGGCCATTGGCGCCGATCGCGGTTCGATTCTCGGCATGGTCCTGGGCGAGAGCGCGTGGATGGTAGCGGCCGGTCTGGTGGCCGGGCTGCCGCTGGCCCTGTTTGCCGGGCGGCTGATCCAGTCGCAACTTTACGGCTTGAAACCGGCCGACTTAGTGACGACGGTGCTGGCCGGGCTGTTCCTGATGGTGATCTCCGCCGCGGCGGCGCTGCTGCCGGCCTGGCGGGCAACGCGCGTCGACCCGGCATCGTGCCTGCGGTATGAGTAA
- a CDS encoding response regulator transcription factor: protein MNVEAPRQHNELDGRDAMSDMSEQPEPEARKIRVMIADDHPIVREGLRKLLNLEDDIDVVGAVADGRELIERVEELVPDVILLDLRMPNLDGLGALQTLQHTSSKARVIILTASEDKNEFVQAMKLGCSGIVLKQTSADLIVKSIRKVYAGEIWLDSHTTAAVMRQFAAPGETPLGGAPSKARERSPLSTREREIVALVAQGYKNKEMAEKMFISEQTVKNHLHNIFDKLGVSDRLELALYAIHKGLHLQQNDR from the coding sequence ATGAACGTTGAAGCGCCGCGCCAGCATAACGAACTGGATGGAAGGGACGCAATGTCGGACATGAGTGAACAACCCGAACCTGAAGCCCGTAAGATCCGAGTCATGATCGCGGATGACCACCCGATTGTACGGGAAGGCCTGCGAAAGCTGCTCAATCTCGAAGATGACATCGACGTGGTGGGCGCAGTGGCTGATGGCCGTGAACTCATTGAGCGGGTGGAAGAACTCGTTCCCGATGTCATCCTGCTCGACCTCCGGATGCCTAATCTTGACGGACTTGGCGCACTTCAAACCCTGCAGCACACCAGCTCGAAGGCGCGAGTCATCATTCTCACCGCGTCCGAGGACAAGAACGAATTTGTCCAGGCCATGAAGCTCGGCTGCTCGGGCATCGTGCTCAAGCAGACGTCGGCCGACCTGATCGTAAAGTCCATCCGCAAGGTCTATGCCGGCGAAATCTGGCTGGACTCCCACACCACGGCCGCCGTGATGCGCCAGTTTGCCGCGCCGGGCGAGACGCCGTTGGGCGGCGCGCCCAGCAAGGCGCGCGAACGGTCGCCCCTCAGCACCCGCGAGCGCGAGATCGTCGCGTTGGTCGCCCAGGGCTACAAGAACAAGGAAATGGCCGAGAAGATGTTCATCAGCGAGCAAACGGTGAAGAACCACCTGCACAACATCTTCGACAAGCTCGGCGTCTCCGACCGGTTGGAGCTGGCTCTTTACGCCATCCACAAGGGTCTGCACCTGCAGCAGAACGACCGTTAA
- a CDS encoding IPT/TIG domain-containing protein, which yields MRFSLTILTSLLLVALAAPPLLMAQESIPRCTTVEPMSGKVGTEFVVTGENLSKDTVAKLYLTDGTTDIEVPMSEQTATTIKGKIPASAKVGERYKLMILTKGKEPKLIEQPVRFEIE from the coding sequence ATGCGCTTCTCCCTAACAATCCTTACTTCCCTTCTTCTGGTGGCGCTAGCTGCTCCTCCGCTCCTGATGGCGCAGGAATCCATTCCTCGTTGCACAACGGTCGAACCGATGAGTGGTAAAGTCGGCACCGAGTTTGTAGTCACGGGCGAGAATCTCAGCAAGGATACCGTCGCGAAGCTTTACCTCACTGACGGAACCACCGACATCGAAGTTCCGATGAGCGAACAGACTGCTACGACGATCAAAGGCAAGATTCCGGCCTCGGCCAAGGTGGGCGAGCGCTACAAGCTCATGATCCTCACCAAGGGCAAGGAACCCAAGCTGATCGAGCAGCCCGTCCGCTTCGAAATAGAATAG
- a CDS encoding PadR family transcriptional regulator: MTPRDPIPPGTLDMLILNTLARHGKLHGFEIAESIQELSSDILQVEEGSLYPALQRMLLKNWLNAEWGKTEENRRARYYTLSDEGRARLEQELAQYQRVSAAIARILQAAT, encoded by the coding sequence ATGACACCTCGCGACCCCATTCCACCCGGCACCCTGGACATGCTCATCCTGAACACGCTGGCGCGCCACGGCAAACTGCACGGCTTCGAGATTGCGGAGTCGATCCAGGAGCTCTCCTCCGACATTCTGCAAGTAGAAGAAGGCTCGCTTTATCCGGCACTTCAACGAATGCTGCTAAAGAATTGGTTGAATGCTGAATGGGGCAAGACAGAGGAGAACCGGCGGGCGCGCTACTACACGTTGAGTGACGAAGGCCGAGCGCGGCTGGAGCAGGAGCTCGCGCAGTACCAGCGCGTTTCGGCCGCCATTGCCCGCATCCTGCAAGCGGCGACCTAA
- a CDS encoding circularly permuted type 2 ATP-grasp protein has protein sequence MVESVLPAPFHNYLLNSSYDEMFTGEGEVRQHYRLLLDKILEMPNEELRRRKQAADLSFLHQGITFTVYGRSEGTERIFPHDLLPRIITAKEWLTIEQGLTQRITALNMFLHDIYHDQRILDDKVVPRELIYSCPHFRREMRGVPVPRNNYVTVMGTDLIRLPSGEFAVLEDNLRVPSGVSYMLTSRQVMKRVFPAQLQECRVRPIDHYSHALLETLRSLAPEGRTDPTIVLLTPGVFNSAYFEHSYLARQMGIELVEGRDLLVHDNTVYMRTTAGLRRVDVIYRRIDDDFVDPLAFRQDSILGVAGLFNAYRAGNVTLANAIGTGVSDDKAVYAYVPRIIKYYLGQDPIINNVETHLMAEKESRDYTLENLDKMVVKAVGESGGYGMLIGPHSTKEERAEFRARILANPRNYISQPTLMLSRAPTFIEGGSIEPRHIDLRPYILSGEKVTIVPGGLTRVALRKGSLVVNSSQGGGSKDTWVLAD, from the coding sequence ATGGTGGAAAGCGTTCTCCCAGCCCCATTTCACAACTACCTGCTGAACTCGAGCTACGACGAGATGTTCACCGGCGAGGGCGAGGTGCGACAGCACTACCGTCTGCTACTGGACAAGATCCTCGAGATGCCGAACGAGGAGTTGCGGCGGCGCAAGCAAGCCGCGGATCTGAGCTTCCTGCACCAGGGCATCACCTTTACGGTGTATGGACGCAGCGAAGGCACCGAGCGGATCTTTCCGCACGATCTGCTGCCGCGCATCATCACCGCGAAGGAGTGGTTGACCATCGAGCAGGGCCTGACGCAGCGCATCACGGCGCTGAACATGTTCCTGCACGACATCTACCACGACCAGAGAATCCTGGACGACAAGGTGGTGCCGCGCGAGCTGATCTATAGCTGCCCGCACTTCCGCCGCGAGATGCGCGGTGTGCCGGTGCCGCGCAACAACTACGTCACGGTGATGGGGACCGACCTCATCCGCCTGCCCTCGGGCGAGTTCGCGGTGCTGGAAGACAATCTGCGAGTGCCCAGCGGTGTGAGCTACATGCTGACGTCGCGGCAAGTGATGAAGCGCGTTTTTCCCGCGCAGTTGCAGGAATGCCGCGTGCGGCCCATCGACCACTACAGCCATGCGCTGCTGGAGACACTGCGGTCGCTGGCGCCGGAAGGACGCACGGATCCGACGATTGTCCTGCTGACGCCGGGCGTCTTCAATTCGGCGTACTTTGAGCACTCCTATCTGGCGCGCCAGATGGGCATCGAACTGGTGGAAGGGCGCGATCTGCTAGTCCACGACAACACGGTGTACATGCGCACCACGGCCGGCCTGCGCAGGGTGGACGTCATCTATCGCCGCATCGACGACGATTTTGTCGACCCGCTGGCCTTCCGGCAGGACTCGATTCTGGGTGTGGCCGGATTGTTCAACGCTTACCGGGCGGGCAACGTGACGCTGGCCAACGCCATCGGGACAGGTGTTTCGGACGACAAGGCCGTGTATGCGTACGTCCCGCGGATCATCAAGTACTACCTGGGGCAGGATCCGATCATCAACAACGTCGAGACGCACCTGATGGCGGAAAAGGAGTCGAGGGACTACACACTGGAAAACCTCGACAAGATGGTGGTGAAGGCGGTGGGCGAAAGCGGCGGGTATGGGATGCTGATCGGCCCGCACTCGACCAAGGAAGAGCGAGCGGAGTTCCGCGCCCGCATCCTGGCGAACCCGCGCAACTACATCTCGCAACCGACGTTGATGCTGTCGCGGGCGCCCACGTTCATCGAGGGCGGCTCCATCGAGCCCCGCCACATTGATCTGCGGCCTTACATTCTCTCGGGCGAGAAGGTGACGATCGTGCCCGGCGGATTGACCCGTGTGGCGCTGCGCAAGGGGTCGCTGGTGGTGAACAGTTCCCAGGGCGGCGGCAGCAAGGATACGTGGGTTTTGGCGGACTAG
- a CDS encoding alpha-E domain-containing protein, whose amino-acid sequence MLSRVADSLYWMARYLERAEHTARVVNVHMNLELEQPQDASYGRWARVLESLGMDKTSAQELDPHSLLHLFCFEQTNPVSILSCIGAARDNARQVREQISSEMWEHLNRLYHEVRNAAHDDLWTGDPREFLEAVKEGSLLFQGVTDSTSGHGEGWRFIQLGRFLERAFTVSTLVDVHFRYFSGEAAMRPDAGPDTADYLEWIGLLRCATAFEAYCKVYTASIAPDRVAEFLVLNETFPHSIRFSADRVQSALDAVSAVSPSRRGAKVQRVTGRWRSALSFAQIDEIIANGLHGMLADLKRQTTDIHTGIYTAFISYPVESALEA is encoded by the coding sequence ATGCTTTCGAGAGTCGCGGACAGTCTCTATTGGATGGCGCGCTATCTGGAACGGGCCGAGCACACGGCGCGCGTCGTCAACGTGCATATGAACCTCGAACTCGAGCAGCCCCAGGATGCCAGCTATGGACGCTGGGCGCGGGTGCTGGAGTCGCTGGGCATGGACAAGACGTCGGCGCAGGAGTTGGATCCGCACAGCCTGCTGCACCTGTTCTGTTTTGAGCAGACAAACCCGGTATCGATTCTGAGTTGCATCGGCGCGGCACGGGACAATGCGCGGCAGGTGCGCGAGCAGATCAGCTCGGAGATGTGGGAACACCTGAATAGGCTCTATCACGAGGTCAGAAACGCGGCTCACGACGATTTGTGGACGGGCGATCCGAGGGAGTTCCTGGAGGCCGTGAAGGAAGGCTCGCTGCTGTTTCAGGGCGTGACCGATTCGACTTCGGGCCATGGAGAAGGCTGGCGGTTCATTCAACTGGGGCGGTTTCTGGAACGGGCCTTCACCGTGTCGACACTGGTGGACGTTCATTTCCGTTACTTTTCCGGAGAGGCGGCGATGCGGCCCGACGCGGGTCCGGATACGGCGGACTATCTGGAATGGATCGGCCTGCTGCGCTGCGCGACTGCGTTTGAGGCCTACTGCAAGGTATATACGGCCAGCATCGCGCCCGACCGTGTGGCCGAGTTCCTGGTCCTGAACGAGACCTTCCCCCACTCCATCCGGTTTTCGGCCGACCGGGTTCAATCGGCCCTGGACGCCGTCAGCGCCGTGTCGCCCAGCCGGCGCGGTGCCAAGGTGCAGCGCGTGACGGGCCGCTGGCGGTCGGCGCTCAGCTTCGCGCAAATTGACGAGATCATCGCTAACGGTCTGCACGGCATGCTGGCCGATCTGAAACGCCAGACCACCGACATTCACACCGGCATCTACACAGCGTTCATCTCTTATCCCGTCGAGTCGGCCCTGGAGGCTTGA
- the sthA gene encoding Si-specific NAD(P)(+) transhydrogenase has protein sequence MVPPNHAFDYDLLVIGSGPAGQRAAIQAAKLQKRVVLVEKKSVLGGVSVNTGTIPSKTLREAVLDLSGYRSKEFYGLSYSVKQRITMQDLLQRVDTVIRHEIDVTRAQLLRNRVEVVSATASFVDPHTIRLEYVEGGGQRLLTADKIIVAVGTEATRDPHIPFDGHRVLTSDDILVLTELPRTLTVIGAGVIGCEYASMFAALGVRVTLVDKRPRLLPFVDCEIIDTLAYHLRENRVTLRLGENVHGIEMIEDESGERVRIVLDSGKQIVTEKALYSIGRTGNTGRIHPEASGLSVDDRGRITVDANYQTNVPNIYAVGDVIGFPSLSSTSMEQGRLAACHAFGVQASSVPDLFPYGIYTIPEISMVGKNEEELTQAGIPYEVGKARYREIARGQIVGDTTGLLKLLFHFETRQLLGVHIIGEGASELIHIGQAVLAYGGKVDYFVNTVFNYPTLAECYKTAAFDGVNRIGGGADLTTPAKPSD, from the coding sequence ATGGTGCCCCCCAACCACGCCTTCGACTACGACTTACTGGTGATCGGTTCCGGTCCCGCCGGTCAGCGAGCAGCCATCCAGGCCGCTAAGCTCCAGAAACGGGTCGTTCTGGTCGAGAAAAAGAGCGTCCTGGGCGGCGTCTCGGTCAACACGGGCACAATCCCGTCAAAAACCCTACGTGAAGCGGTCCTCGACCTGTCCGGATACCGGTCGAAGGAGTTCTACGGGCTCTCCTACTCCGTCAAGCAGCGGATCACCATGCAGGACCTGCTGCAGCGTGTTGACACCGTCATCCGGCACGAAATCGATGTCACCCGCGCCCAACTGCTGCGCAACCGCGTCGAAGTCGTCAGCGCCACCGCTTCGTTCGTCGACCCGCACACCATCCGACTGGAGTATGTCGAAGGCGGCGGCCAGCGCCTGCTCACCGCCGACAAGATCATCGTCGCCGTCGGTACTGAAGCCACGCGGGATCCTCACATTCCCTTCGACGGCCACCGGGTGCTGACCAGCGACGACATCCTGGTCCTCACCGAACTACCCCGCACACTCACCGTCATCGGCGCCGGCGTGATTGGCTGCGAGTATGCCTCGATGTTCGCGGCCCTGGGCGTCCGCGTCACTCTCGTCGACAAACGCCCTCGCCTGCTGCCCTTCGTCGACTGCGAGATCATCGACACCCTGGCCTACCACCTGCGCGAGAACCGCGTCACATTACGCCTGGGTGAGAACGTCCACGGCATTGAGATGATCGAAGACGAATCCGGCGAGCGCGTCCGCATCGTGCTCGACAGCGGCAAGCAGATCGTCACGGAAAAGGCCCTCTACTCCATCGGCCGCACCGGCAACACCGGCCGGATCCATCCCGAGGCCTCGGGTCTCAGCGTCGACGACCGGGGCCGCATCACGGTGGATGCCAACTACCAGACCAACGTCCCCAACATCTATGCCGTCGGTGACGTCATCGGCTTCCCCAGCCTCTCGTCCACCTCGATGGAGCAAGGCCGACTGGCCGCCTGCCATGCCTTCGGCGTCCAGGCGAGCAGCGTGCCGGACCTCTTCCCTTACGGCATTTACACCATTCCCGAGATTTCGATGGTCGGCAAGAACGAAGAGGAACTCACGCAGGCCGGCATCCCCTATGAGGTCGGCAAGGCGCGTTACCGCGAGATTGCCCGGGGTCAGATCGTCGGCGACACCACAGGGTTGCTCAAGCTCCTGTTCCACTTCGAAACCCGCCAACTGCTGGGGGTTCACATTATCGGCGAGGGCGCCAGTGAGCTGATTCACATCGGCCAGGCCGTGCTCGCCTATGGCGGCAAGGTCGACTACTTCGTCAATACGGTTTTCAACTACCCCACCCTGGCGGAGTGCTACAAAACGGCAGCCTTCGACGGCGTCAATCGCATCGGCGGCGGCGCTGACCTTACGACGCCGGCCAAGCCCTCCGATTGA
- a CDS encoding response regulator → MSAEQIVANPSLIEIAVLDDDIDFLTYVEDFLKDEGLYSVRTFDKPDTLFESADDHRPDIVLLDMKMGEVRGDKVLEQLVTRYPGICVIIVTGYPSLEDMRATFRMKVFDYLAKPFSLAQLRQSLSNAVEQFGLGRTLPDRLREKLGHRIRILRAERDWSLKDLALSSKLSVSQISSIERGANLPSIESLLAISRAFGLKPSEILGSIEF, encoded by the coding sequence ATGAGCGCTGAACAGATCGTCGCCAATCCTTCGTTGATCGAGATCGCCGTGCTCGACGACGACATCGACTTCCTCACCTATGTCGAGGACTTCCTGAAGGACGAAGGACTCTACAGTGTGCGGACGTTCGACAAGCCCGACACGCTGTTCGAGTCCGCCGACGACCACCGCCCCGACATCGTGCTGCTCGACATGAAGATGGGCGAGGTGCGCGGCGACAAGGTCCTGGAGCAACTGGTGACGCGCTATCCCGGCATCTGCGTCATCATCGTCACCGGCTATCCTTCGCTCGAAGACATGCGCGCTACCTTCCGCATGAAGGTGTTCGACTACCTGGCCAAGCCGTTTTCCCTCGCGCAACTGCGCCAGTCTCTATCGAACGCCGTCGAGCAATTCGGCCTCGGCCGGACGCTGCCCGACCGGCTGCGCGAAAAGCTCGGGCACCGCATCCGCATCCTGCGGGCCGAGCGCGACTGGTCGTTGAAGGATCTCGCCCTCTCGTCCAAGCTCAGCGTCAGCCAGATCAGCTCCATTGAGCGAGGCGCGAACCTGCCCTCCATCGAGAGTCTGCTGGCCATCTCGCGCGCCTTCGGCCTGAAGCCCAGTGAGATCCTGGGCTCCATCGAGTTTTAG